Proteins found in one Populus alba chromosome 14, ASM523922v2, whole genome shotgun sequence genomic segment:
- the LOC118035367 gene encoding uncharacterized protein — translation MGFFGFNGSSLYSSLKSSMDFWFQNERLNFCYGCAILFVLLCIILYNFSTRLLRFFSSSSSSSSSRRHSVSSSSPAASATDIASSNSRVSEIVSVADLKFLIENLDEKLTENEKWENVTNKRNNLLAYTAKCFKPKDAPIKYLSLTVFENCTMEVLRDFYMDNEYRKQWDKTVVEHEQLQVDRTNGTEIGCTIKKFPLLTPREYVLAWRLWEGKDKTFYCFIKECEHPLAVRQRRFVRVKFFRSGWRISKVPGRNACQIKMFHQEDAGLNLEMAKLAFSRGIWSYVCKMNDALRKYSLMSHPWTGPAVTAVTLIQKVPPELETMNTVVDTRATSTLIASQGLDTGEAKEKKFLRRPSKKIVANGLLLLGGVIFLSRGHSSLGAKVAMAYILTKLRKHDASSGQERER, via the exons ATGGGTTTCTTTGGTTTCAATGGATCATCACTCTATTCTTCTTTAAAATCTTCAATGGATTTTTGGTTCCAAAATGAAAGACtgaatttttgttatggatGTGCTATTCTCTTTGTTCTTCTTTGCATTATCCTTTACAACTTCTCCACAAGACTGCTcagattcttctcttcttcttcttcttcttcttcttctaggcGACATagcgtttcttcttcttctccagctGCTTCTGCTACTGATATTGCCTCCTCTAATTCCAG GGTTTCAGAGATTGTTTCAGTAGCTGACTTGAAgtttttgattgagaatttggaTGAGAAGCTAACTGAGAATGAGAAATGGGAAAACGTTACAAATAAGAGAAACAATCTTCTAGCATATACCGCCAAATGTTTCAAACCTAAG GATGCTCCTATAAAGTACTTGAGCTTGACGGTGTTTGAAAATTGCACCATGGAGGTGCTAAGGGACTTTTACATGGACAATGAATACAGAAAGCAGTGGGATAAGACCGTGGTTGAACATGAGCAGCTGCAGGTGGATAGAACTAATGGAACTGAAATTGGTTGCACAATAAAGAAATTTCCTCTCTTGACGCCAAGGGAATATGTTTTAGCATGGAGATTGTGGGAAGGAAAAGATAAAActttttattgctttattaAG GAATGCGAACACCCTTTAGCTGTAAGACAGAGGAGGTTTGTACGAGTGAAGTTCTTTAGATCTGGTTGGAGAATCAGTAAAG TCCCTGGTAGAAACGCTTGTCAGATCAAAATGTTTCACCAAGAAGATGCTGGTTTGAATTTGGAGATGGCAAAGTTGGCTTTCTCAAGGGGCATATGGAGCTATGTATGCAAGATGAATGATGCACTACGCAAATACTCTCTGATGAGTCATCCTTGGACAGGTCCAGCTGTTACTGCAGTGACTCTTATCCAGAAG GTTCCACCTGAACTAGAAACAATGAACACTGTTGTGGATACTCGGGCAACTTCAACATTGATTGCCTCACAGGGACTAGATACTGGCGAAGCCAAAGAGAAGAAATTCCTGAGAAGGCCATCTAAAAAAATTGTCGCAAATGGTCTGCTTCTTCTAGGGGGTGTAATCTTCCTGTCCCGTGGGCACTCTAGCCTTGGTGCTAAAGTTGCCATGGCATATATCCTGACAAAGCTGAGAAAACATGATGCCTCGTCAGGCCAAGAAAGGGAAAGATGA